DNA sequence from the Marinilongibacter aquaticus genome:
TACTGTTGTCTTCGGCCAATGTAATGCTTTGTGGATGGTGATTGATTGTTGGAGGGGAAGCCGTGGCTGTGCCTTGAATTGAAAATGTATACGGTGCTTCGTCATAATCGTCGTTTTCAATGCTGACCACAGCTTCTTTTGCTCCAGAAGAGGAAGGATTGAAAGTGATTTGGAAGTTTGAGCTTCCCGAAGCTGACACGCCTGATGAGGGCTGTGAACTGACACTGAAACCTACATTGTCAGGGTCGATTGTCACGCGTGGGCTCGAAGTGTTAAGGTTGAGTGTCGTGGTACCGGTATTCTGTATGGTGAATGTGTGCTGCGTAGAGCCAGAACCCACGGCTTGACTTCCAAAATCGGTCCCGTTTGAGCTCGATGGACTGTTACTGCCATTGGTTATATTGTTGCCCGATCCGGTTAGATTGATTTCTGGGCAACCCGGATTGCTTTGGTATTCGTAGGCTCCTAAGTCGAGTGTAGCACCGTAGATTCTTGCGTTCCCGTCCAAATCATACGAAGCGGCTTGGCCGTTCAGTCCTGTGTTGATTGCAGGAGAGCAGCCGTATAGGCGAAGGTCGCCGAGTGTGTTTACTTCAATTTTGGGTTGATCGAGAAACATCGGGTTGGTGCTGAGGTTGCCTGTGCCCGAATGGCCATTCTCCACAATTGAGTAGGTGACACTCACAGTACTCGACAGATTGTTGATTTCACTGTCGTTGCCCCAAATTATAGAGTTGACCATATTGAGGGTGCTGTTTTCTGCCGTTATGGTACCTTCTGTACCTATAGTTCTGTTTCCGGAGAAGCTGCAACTTTTAATGTTTGCCGTACCCCCGTACCGTATATTGATGGCTCCGCCCCCGAAGGTGCTCGATGTGTTTCCAATGAATTCGGTGTTTTCGATAGTGGCTTCACCTGCGTTGACAAATATTGCACCTCCAAAACCGGTATGATTACCCTTGAAGCTGCAATTTTTAATTAAATATGAACCGCCTCCAATACGCATTGCACCCGAGTTGAAATAAGATGAGTTGCTTTCGAATGTACAATCGGAATACGTGCAAAAGGTGGCTCCTTCGTGAAATATAGCCCCGCCGATCAATGAAAAGTTGTCTCGAAAGGTGCAGTTCGAAATGACGGCATTGTTCGGGGTATATTGGAAATATATCGCTCCTCCTCTGTCTTTTGGGGCGTCGCTATCTGAAGCTTGGCCGTCTACAAATGTCAGGCCATCGAAAGTGGTGCTGCCGCTTACACCCGAAGGGACGGTCATGATGTGATAGCAGTTGTCTGCGTCGTCGCCGTTGTTCCCAATATCGCCCGAAAGGATTGTCTCGTTTAAGGCAATATTTCTGTTGTTGATCGCCCCTTCATTACCGGCGAAGCCGCCGTAGAGTTTGATGCCCCTGTCTACTGTAAAAGTAGCATTTCTGCCCGAACCACTGGTTGGGGTATACGTGCCTGCGGCTATCCAAATTTCATCTCCCGCTACCGAGGCATCGATCATGTTTTGCAGGCTTCCCGAGGCATTTGCCCAAGACGAGCCGTTTCCCGATCCACTTGCCGTGGGCTTGACGTAGCGAATGGTGGCAAAAGAGTAAAGGTGTGCCATTAGAAGTGTACACAGAAGTAGAACTCTTTTCATAGTTTTTTTCGAATAAATAGGTTGACAGATTCAAGTGGATAATTGATAAGGTAAAGCTCAGCATTGTGCCTGCGAGTGCTTAACGTATATCAATCATTCTTTAACACATTTCGAACAAAGCCCTTTGGGCGATGCATTTTGTGGGAAAATTGAGCCGAAAGAAGCCTACGTCTAGGTGTTTGCACGTAGCCCGATTGTGTGGCTTGGCTCAGCTCACAGACAGACGTTTTTTATCTTTTTGCGAAAAAATGGATTTCATGACATCCACGGTTCTTCTTCTGGATGTGCGGCAAAGCGGGCCGTTTCTGAGCTGGATATTGAGAAAGCCTTTTTCGCCCCAAAAGTCACCGATCATGTTTATGTTGATCACCTGTCTTCTGTTGATACGAATAAAATCCAAAGGGTTCAGGCCCTCTTGTATATAGCAAAGGCTTTTGGCAGCGATCACTTTTTTGGGAGAATTGGTTTTGTGAATTATGGTGTAATTGCTTTCACTTTCCAGATACAGGATTTTGTCTGCTTCCACTCTTTCTTGCCCAGGAAGTATAAGTGTACCCATCGATAGCTTTTATAGGATTGATGAAACAAATTTTCTCAAATTTCCCTTAAATCGCTCGCGAATGCTTAATCCAAATCGAACAAAGTTTAGCTTATATCAGACATCGGGCAGAGAAAATTAGGCGTTTTGGTATTCCGAAGGCAGTTGCCCGAATTCTGTTTGGAAAGTTTTGGAAAAATAGGAGAGGTTTTCAAAGCCCACTTCAAAAGCCACTTCCGAAACCGATTTGTCGGTATGTTTAAAAAGGCTTTCGGCTTTCTGTAGCCTGAATTTCCTGAGGTATTCGTTTGGTGTATGTTTGGTCAGGTACTTGAGTTTTCTTCGCAATTGTGTGTCGCTTATGTGCATATGATTCGCCATATCGCTGACAGTCAGCGTAGAGTTCCCGTGGTTTTCTTCGAGGTAAGTTCTCAGTTTTTGAATGAAGTCCTTTTCACTTTTTTGCTCGGGGGCCGTCTGGTCTACCGTACCTTTTTCAAACGCTTTTCTGCTGCGTTCGCGGTTTTCCAGGCACATAGAAAGTACAACTTTAAGCTCTTCCGCATCAAAAGGTTTGGTGAGGTATTGGTCAATGCCAGTTTTCAAGTTTTCCAACCGCGATTCTTTGTCAGACCGTGCAGTAAGCATCACAATCGGAATATGGCTCGTGGCCTCGTTGGCTCTGATTCTACGGGCCAGTTCGGTGCCGTGCATTTCGGGCATCATCAAATCGGTGATGATAATATCGGGTACTTGAAGGTTTGCTTTTTCCAGCCCTTCCAGTCCGTTGGCGGCTTCGGTCAGATCGTATGTCGATTTAAGCAATTCGCTGATGTAAAGACGCATCTCCGTATTGTCTTCAATGAGCAAAATTTTGGCTTTGTCGTCATCGGCTTCTGTATTTGTATTTCGAGCGGATTGCGGGAGTACAGCTTGCTCGGTTTCGCTTTCCTGCGATACGACATAGCTTTTCCAGCTTTCAAAATCTACAGGTATTTCAACGACAAAACACGTGCCTTTTTTCAATTGGCTGTCGATCTCAATGTGTCCTTTGTGCTGCAAAACCAGCTCTTTTACAAGTGAGAGGCCAATGCCCGTGCCTTCCACAATTTCGCCCGAGCTGTCGGCCACCCGATAGAAGCGATCGAAGACATAGGGCAAATGTGCTTTTCCAATGCCTTTTCCGTTGTCTTTTACCGTGAAGTGCAGCACGGTGTTTTTAAGTTTGGCCTGTGTAGATACGGTAACTTCACCGCCCGAAGGGGTGAATTTCAATGCATTGGAAATCAGGTTGTTCAGTATTTTTTCCAAACTTTCCTGATCGAAATAGCAGTCGAATTCGGTTTCTTTCGATTCGAAGAAAAGTGCAATGTTTTTGGATTGGGCATGGCTTTCGAACGAATCGACAATGCGTTTGGCGAAAATATTGAAATCGGAATGGATGATTTTTGGTCTGGCTTTACCGGCTTCCAGTTTTTGGATATCCAAAATTTCATTCACCAATTTCTGCAATTTCGAGACATTGCTTTTCAGTAATTTGACGAACTGGTCGCTTGGGTATTTTTTGGTGATCTCGGCGAGTGGGCCCGCGATCAATGTGAGCGGTGTGCGTAGTTCGTGCGAAATGGTGGTGAAGAATTTCGTTTTTAAATTGTCCAACTCCTTCAGTCGTTCTTTTTGCCGAGTTTCGAATTTCAATTGCTGTTCGGCTTCGATCTTTTCGCGTTCGAAACTCCTGAATATTTTTCCGATAAAGAATATGAAAACGAAGAATTCTGAGAGGAAAAAGAAGGAAGCCATGGCAAAGATTCCCGGAAAATGCAGCCAGCCGAGCAGGCGTGCATTCATGATGAAATAGCTGAGGTTGCCCAACAAAAAGGGCAGGGAATAAAAGAAATAGGTGTTTACTCTTTTGACAAAACAATAGATGTACAATATATAAATGACCAGCGAACTGTAAACGATAAAGTAGATCGTGAATTTCATGTTCGCCGCACTGAAATCGTACAAAGTGTACGAAACTTGGAGCAGATTGCTCAACATTATGCCGTACATTGCCCAGCGGAAAATTCTGGGAATTTGTTTCATGGGCAGTATGGTGAGAATGAAAATGCTGCTGTAGAAAGGAGCTAAGCTGTAGCCCACGTAATTTATTTTTTCAACGGTTTCGGATACTTCCGAAAAGAATGGGCCAAAAATATTGAGCAAAGACCAATAGGCGATTGTTCGGCCAATGATCACCACCGAATAGGCTTTTATTTTGTGTTCTCTGATTAGGAAAAGTGTGATGCTGAAGACCAAAATCAACCGCAAGATCATCATGCCGCTAACCATGGCTCTGAAACTCAAATCCCGCATTTGAAACGCATGGAATTTCGAGGCCTCATAAATATGCAAGGAGCCGACATGGCTTCTTCGGCTTTTGATTTTAAGAAAGAAATGGTTGAGGCTATCCTTTGGCAATTGAAAACTGAAATGGGGTTCATGCCCTTGGAAAGCCGCCTCTTTCTGTTCGGCATAGGGCTCGAGCGAATGGGTGGCAAGCGTATTGCCTGCCGCATCTACTCGGAAAATCGAAATTTCTTCAAGCAATGAGTTGTCCCAGAAAAAGACCCACTCGTTCCGGTCGGTTTCATTCTTTACATCGAATTTCAGCCAAAGTGCGTCATTACTAAACGGCAGTATATATACGCCTCTTTTCCCCATAGGTCGAAAGGGCAGGTCGATGAGTGCTTTTGGTGTACTGGCTTGGCTACTGTCCTCAAAAAGAAGGCAATGGGAAGTGATGTTTCGGTGAGTGCTTCCCTCATTCAGCACAATGGGCTGAGCCATGCTTGCGGTGCATGTCAAAAAAAGTATAAAAGCTACAAAAGAATAGGATTTAGGCAATGTTTTATAGCATTAATAGGGTGCAAAGTAGGAAGATTTTCTTTTTCAGAAAACTCCTTTAACAAATCTGTTCAGTAGGGTATCCGTCTTTAACAGTTACAAAATTACGACTAATGTAATCAAGGCAAATGTTTTTAATGATCAATTTATTTCCATGGCAAAGACATTCGGGTTTGATACGCTTTGGAGTAGTATACGTAAGCG
Encoded proteins:
- a CDS encoding LytTR family DNA-binding domain-containing protein, whose amino-acid sequence is MGTLILPGQERVEADKILYLESESNYTIIHKTNSPKKVIAAKSLCYIQEGLNPLDFIRINRRQVININMIGDFWGEKGFLNIQLRNGPLCRTSRRRTVDVMKSIFSQKDKKRLSVS
- a CDS encoding ATP-binding protein; amino-acid sequence: MAQPIVLNEGSTHRNITSHCLLFEDSSQASTPKALIDLPFRPMGKRGVYILPFSNDALWLKFDVKNETDRNEWVFFWDNSLLEEISIFRVDAAGNTLATHSLEPYAEQKEAAFQGHEPHFSFQLPKDSLNHFFLKIKSRRSHVGSLHIYEASKFHAFQMRDLSFRAMVSGMMILRLILVFSITLFLIREHKIKAYSVVIIGRTIAYWSLLNIFGPFFSEVSETVEKINYVGYSLAPFYSSIFILTILPMKQIPRIFRWAMYGIMLSNLLQVSYTLYDFSAANMKFTIYFIVYSSLVIYILYIYCFVKRVNTYFFYSLPFLLGNLSYFIMNARLLGWLHFPGIFAMASFFFLSEFFVFIFFIGKIFRSFEREKIEAEQQLKFETRQKERLKELDNLKTKFFTTISHELRTPLTLIAGPLAEITKKYPSDQFVKLLKSNVSKLQKLVNEILDIQKLEAGKARPKIIHSDFNIFAKRIVDSFESHAQSKNIALFFESKETEFDCYFDQESLEKILNNLISNALKFTPSGGEVTVSTQAKLKNTVLHFTVKDNGKGIGKAHLPYVFDRFYRVADSSGEIVEGTGIGLSLVKELVLQHKGHIEIDSQLKKGTCFVVEIPVDFESWKSYVVSQESETEQAVLPQSARNTNTEADDDKAKILLIEDNTEMRLYISELLKSTYDLTEAANGLEGLEKANLQVPDIIITDLMMPEMHGTELARRIRANEATSHIPIVMLTARSDKESRLENLKTGIDQYLTKPFDAEELKVVLSMCLENRERSRKAFEKGTVDQTAPEQKSEKDFIQKLRTYLEENHGNSTLTVSDMANHMHISDTQLRRKLKYLTKHTPNEYLRKFRLQKAESLFKHTDKSVSEVAFEVGFENLSYFSKTFQTEFGQLPSEYQNA